CATTCACTTCACTAACTTATCGTGTGTCAATTCTTTAAAGACAAATAATATACGAGCAGagtaaaaattataactaacgGAACAATTGAAAAAGAGGATTAACCAAATTACTTCATCTAAATACCGAAGTTATCAAACAATATATCACATAAAGAAATCAAATACATAGAAATAGAATGaattcaattcaaaaaaaaaaaaaaaaatagctacAATCAAAACATACATACAAATTCAATACAACTAACTAACGTCCAACACTAACAAGACTATTAGTCATATGTGGTGACAAAGAAACACAATTAGTAGATTGTCTAAAAGTTACAATAGGAGGAACACGATCATGCATATCAAGTGGTAGTTCAGGTAATGCCATTTCAAGTTGAAGAACCTTAATCACTTCATAAGCCTTAGGCCTTTCTTTATCATTTGAATGAGTACACCATAACCCTACAATAAGCAAACTCTTCATTTCACTAACATCAAACATTTGATTCAATCTTTCATCAGCAGCACTCATAAGATTCCCTTCAACATAAAGTCCCCAACACCAATTCATCAAAGGCACATGAAACTCACCCTCTTGAAAAATCCTTCTACCAGTTGCAAGTTCTAAAGCCACAATTCCAAAACTATACATATCAGATTCTTTACTAGCCCTTCCTCCATTGATGTATTCAGGTGCTAAATAACCATAAGTTCCAACTACACCTGTTCTTTGTGTCCTTAACATTGGATCAACCAGCTTCGCCATACCGAAATCACCGAGCTTCGTGCTGAAATCAGTGTCCAACAACACATTACCTGATTTTATGTCTCTGTGAAGAACACATTGTTCTGCATCATCATGAAGGTAACGAAGTGCATTTGCTACACCTAATGCAATTTTGTATCTAACATCCCAAACCAAACTTTTCTTGTCACCAAATAAATGTGTGTCAAGGCTTCCATTAGGCATGTACTCAAAAACCAATAGAAACTCACCTTGTTCATGACACCAACCTATGAATTGAACCAAGTTTCTATGTATCAAACGGCTTATGATCCTAACCTCATTGATGAAAACTCTTTCTGAATCCTCAAAATCAGCAAAAATCCTCTTGACAGCAACAACTCTTCCTAGATAACTCAAAACACCTTTGTAAACTTGTCCATAACCACCTCTTCCAAGCATTCTATCATCAGAAAAACCATTAGTAGCTGCAACTAGTTCACTATACTCGAATCTTCTCGGTATAGTCCCTTTATCCAAATCGAATTTCGCCGAAACGGGTCCTCCATATTCATCCAACCCATCATCAAAATTCTTTCTTTTCCTCTTCAATATCATCCAACCAACAACACCTGCTataaaaaataccaaaataacAGGAACAACCACTGCAACCACAATCACAACCACATTCAACTTCTTTTTCTTCATCCCTTTTCCTTCATTTCCCTCGAACAAATCCACACTCGAATTCAAACTCGAACTAAACTCCCAACTATGAATAACATTACTCTCAGTCGAAAGCCCCGTTGAAGCCGAAAATCCAACATTCACAAATTCAGGTAGCTTCTCCATAAGATCAATTCGATACGAAATACTCGAATTTCGTACCAAATCAGCAAAATCACTATCACCTTTCACAATCCTCCTCTTAAAAGACCAAAAAACTTCCAAAATCTTAGTCCTAGAACTATAATCAATCAAAACATAACACAATCTACCAAGATTATTATCAATATCAAATTTCCCAAAAGCAACAGAAGTCAAAGCATTATCATCAATACCAACATGTTTCATTGGTGGGTCAGTTGACCCAACAAAAGTATCAAACTCAACAGCAACAACATGGTTGATAAGAAGATCACTATTTGTTGTAGCATTGAAAAGACCAAAAACACCCCCAGCTGAATTGGGTGGAATTTGGTAACCTAAAGGTGCTAAGTAAAAAGCGAAACCATCGCCAAACGACGTGTCGTTTAGTTTATCAATTGTGAAGGTAAAACGGGTTGTGAAATCGGTGAGAGTGTTGGTTGTGTTGTCGTATAAGTGTAATGGTTGTGAATAGATTGCTCTTCCTACGCGGAAAAGGTAACTTACTTTGTTTAAGTCAATGGAACCGTTTGTGGATTTTCCGTCACCTTCGTATAGCATGTTTTTTGCGACGGTTTGGTCGTCGAAGTTTGTTATGTTGAAGGAAAGTGAGCTTGTTTTTGGGAGGGAAAAAAGTGTGAGGAGGAAGAGTActagaaaatgaagaagaagggTTTTGGAGAAGTTAATGATGTTGTTGGAGGAGGAACAAGATGAAGGAGAATCCGACATGGCTGTTTGGTTTATTGTTTTGTACAACTGAAATTTTTTAGAATGGCTGCTACTAtggttttttttatgaataaaatgaTGTGCTAGTAGTAAGTAGTAACCATCATGCGAGTGAATATTTCGTCTTAAATATAAACAAGTgtcaataatttaattaaatatatgagaATGTAGTGCTGAAACTGATTGAACATGTTCTTGCGCTTGAGGCTCtttgaacttttttttgttgaagttAAGTCAGTTGGACTTATTGTTACTGAAACAAATGtatctatttttgttgatttatttgatttatatttgagGTAGGAGAAAAtactatttagttttttttttttttatgtataaaagaGTTTAGATATATTGTTGTGTTGAATCGTTACCATCTAAGCTAgttattagatatattattgtataataataattaaagataactACAGAAAGAAACTAAAGAATAAAATGGGTTGGGTCGTATTATATTACTGTGTGCGGAATAGTTTCTTGACGTCaatttattttggaattgtGCGCCGATAATTGATGGATAACAACGTGATATTATTATACTTTTGtccaacacaaaaataacaaacataTCATTCTTATAATATAGGAATTTTGAATAgttgattttgattataaaatgaatgaaattcaaTACATGGGTATACCCGAAATGATTTTGTTTTggttatgattaaaaaaagaagGGAGTACTAGAGAGTCCAAGTTGGCTATGGAGAGTGcataactaaaaattatttagtttaaaatacatCATGATATTAAGTAATATAAACTTGTTGCCTCACTGCCTTGAGAAAAAAAGTAATGCtagtcaaaatttaaatttaaatttaaatagttcATCGTTTATTCATTCTATAAGAATTTATAGTACTATTTTGGATTTTGttaacatatataattttagtcaaATCGTTTAGTGGCAACTCATATTGGTTGGAAATGTACCGTCAACCTTTTTATAAGGGGTAGGTTGGCGTAGCCACCTCGTGGCATGCAAGTTGCTATTAATATAACTAAAAGGAGTTCATTAATCAACCTGGATTGAACATTCAGTGTATACTTCGTATCCTACTCATTCCTACGTGAGACTTGGAATCTAGTAGCACATGTCAGATTAGATAATGTTTTTTCAAGAAGAATTGACTAAGGAAAACAGGTGGAGTTTTCATATATAGTTTATTTCTTTTATGGATGTATAATTTTACTACTATACAggaatttcaaatttcaatccaAGTCATAATGTGAACGGAAAGTCTGACCTATATAATCAATCTTTACAGTAACTATAACACATTCAAACCTTCAATTTCTACGTGCACTTAATAGTTAATATCT
The genomic region above belongs to Cicer arietinum cultivar CDC Frontier isolate Library 1 chromosome 4, Cicar.CDCFrontier_v2.0, whole genome shotgun sequence and contains:
- the LOC101502872 gene encoding L-type lectin-domain containing receptor kinase IX.1-like, which codes for MSDSPSSCSSSNNIINFSKTLLLHFLVLFLLTLFSLPKTSSLSFNITNFDDQTVAKNMLYEGDGKSTNGSIDLNKVSYLFRVGRAIYSQPLHLYDNTTNTLTDFTTRFTFTIDKLNDTSFGDGFAFYLAPLGYQIPPNSAGGVFGLFNATTNSDLLINHVVAVEFDTFVGSTDPPMKHVGIDDNALTSVAFGKFDIDNNLGRLCYVLIDYSSRTKILEVFWSFKRRIVKGDSDFADLVRNSSISYRIDLMEKLPEFVNVGFSASTGLSTESNVIHSWEFSSSLNSSVDLFEGNEGKGMKKKKLNVVVIVVAVVVPVILVFFIAGVVGWMILKRKRKNFDDGLDEYGGPVSAKFDLDKGTIPRRFEYSELVAATNGFSDDRMLGRGGYGQVYKGVLSYLGRVVAVKRIFADFEDSERVFINEVRIISRLIHRNLVQFIGWCHEQGEFLLVFEYMPNGSLDTHLFGDKKSLVWDVRYKIALGVANALRYLHDDAEQCVLHRDIKSGNVLLDTDFSTKLGDFGMAKLVDPMLRTQRTGVVGTYGYLAPEYINGGRASKESDMYSFGIVALELATGRRIFQEGEFHVPLMNWCWGLYVEGNLMSAADERLNQMFDVSEMKSLLIVGLWCTHSNDKERPKAYEVIKVLQLEMALPELPLDMHDRVPPIVTFRQSTNCVSLSPHMTNSLVSVGR